A genome region from Engraulis encrasicolus isolate BLACKSEA-1 chromosome 6, IST_EnEncr_1.0, whole genome shotgun sequence includes the following:
- the LOC134450296 gene encoding uncharacterized protein LOC134450296, whose product MDTQRTKRRKERTKTECPRHRPTQLGTSKFVCDLFMVNPLRCAAKTEETNTRKARMRAMNLCKPIISPVQSKLTSPPADKASSILKISVDLRPILMSATLMPPALKTDDTEEPSFERLGNEDSQHSSEYKILPEVDRTISGNQNANQMDHKPNLRTMLPPLKSHITQPLNYCMKHHNVLPAIAEKQPPDIVVTKSEREEKEEEITFEHLKKDSKKDKLNQNIWALVSPSDVEMLSTLKLPDISVSNIQMLIESVQRTLDRGKVKLPEIDHYGAQGEQTKMPPRNPCSPPLVSRRTNQPVVLCLQKKTHNLTWSVSP is encoded by the exons ATGGACACACAAAGgacgaaaagaagaaaagaaaggacgaAAACAGAATGCCCTAGACATAGACCTACACAACTTGGCACATCTAAATTTGTGTGCGATTTATTCATGGTGAATCCCTTGAGATGTGCAGCGAAGACTGAAGAGACAAACACGAGGAAAGCACGCATGCGAGCTATGAATTTATGCAAGCCCATCATCAGCCCTGTCCAATCAAAACTAACTAGTCCCCCTGCAGACAAAGCCTCGTCAATTTTGAAGATCTCAGTGGACCTCAGGCCAATTTTGATGTCTGCCACTTTGATGCCACCTGCACTGAAAACAGATGACACAGAAGAACCTTCTTTTGAAAGGCTGGGAAACGAGGACAGCCAGCACAGCAGTGAATACAAAATATTACCAGAAGTCGACAGGACAATTTCTGGCAATCAAAATGCAAATCAGATGGATCATAAACCCAATCTGAGAACAATGTTGCCCCCCTTGAAATCTCACATTACCCAACCCTTAAATTATTGCATGAAGCATCACAATGTTCTACCAGCCATTGCAGAGAAGCAGCCTCCAGATATTGTGGTTACTAAgtcagaaagagaagaaaaggaagaagaaataaCATTTGAACATTTGAAAAAGGATTCGAAGAAGGATAAACTGAACCAGAATATATGGGCGTTGGTGTCACCCTCTGATGTTGAG ATGCTGTCGACGTTGAAGCTCCCAGATATTTCTGTTTCAAACATTCAGATGCTCATTGAGAGTGTACAGAGGACACTGGACAG AGGCAAAGTAAAACTTCCTGAGATTGACCATTATGGAGCTCAAGGGGAACAGACCAAGATGCCACCCAGGAACCCTTGCAGTCCTCCCCTTGTCAGCAGACGTACGAACCAGCCTGTTGTCCTCTGTCTCCAAAAGAAGACACACAATTTGACATGGTCTGTCAGCCCATAA